A segment of the Macrotis lagotis isolate mMagLag1 chromosome 8, bilby.v1.9.chrom.fasta, whole genome shotgun sequence genome:
ATAAGGGGAATTAGGTaggggggggaaaggagagaatttagaactcaaagttttaaaaatgaatgttaaaactatttttgtattgAGCTGAGGAAAATAAGATACTAAAACATAGGGTATATATAGTTgggtttcaaattttcttcctccccactGACTGACAAGATCAGCAACATAATAcctattatacatgtgaaatcctgcaaaatatatttccatattaactaagaaaattaaagaaaattttaagtaaagtaaaataaaagttaagaaaatagCAAAAGAGGTAAAGTGAGAAAATTGTTCTTCAATTTACACTCAGgattcatcaattctctctctggaggtagatagcaatTTTGATCATGAGTCCTTCTGAATTGTTTTGCAGCCTTATAATGCTCAGAACAGCTAAGTCTTTTATAATCAATCATTACTATAGCATTGCTTTTACTATGTAACTGATTTCTTGATTCTCTTCCCTgcactttgtatcatttcatataagtcttccttaGTTTCTCTGAAGGCATCctggtctttatttttattacacaatagcattccataacaatcatataccacaacttattcagtcatttcccaatgatGGACAACCCCCCCAATTTCAAATCTTTTGTTATCTCAAAAAGAACTGAAtattgatatatgtatgtgatttttccttttccttttccttttttttttgattcttgtGTAATGAAGTTCTATCAGAGGTCAAATGAGTCAAAGATGATCATATGCATAGTTTTGGACCACAGttctaaattattctccagaatggttacaCCACTTCACAATAGCCACAGTTAAGTAGtgtcccaattttattttttgcattaccTCCAAAAAGAGCATGAAATTTAATGGGAATTTAAATGCTTGTAAGATAAGGCTAAAAGTAAGAGCAAAACCCAAATGTGGCACTTGAATTCCAAAGGAAGTTTGATCTATTTCACAGACATGACTGTACTAAATGATAATGATTGACATTGATATAGTActttatgatttacaaaatattttatatataatacctCAGTGAAGAGTAAAATTCAGTTGAAAAACTTATATTTTAAGATAAGGATGGGCACTGCTAATGGAATATGAACTGGGGCCGTATTTGAATATGAGGAGATAAGTTGATTTAAACTGGAAGAGAACTCAGAGACCGTTGAGCACAATACGCTTATGCTATgaatggggaaaccaaggcacagagagGATTAAACAATAGCCAAGATTATAAAACtaggaaatttctatttttttttactttttaactttttttaatttaaggcaatggggttaagtgacttgcccaaggtcacacagctatgtgtctggggcaggatttgaactcaggtaatcctgactccagggccagtgctctatccactgcactacccagctgGCCCCAAAATGAACTTCTAATGGGATCAGCTCTACAATTCAGGGGAAGAAGAGGAACTGCTGTAGTATTATGAGATTGCAGATTTAGAGTAAAAGTCAACTCACAATCAACTCATatccattttaatatattttataacaacCAGGGAAGATATCAGCCACTAAATTTTTCCTCTGATGCCTCACCACagtaaagtctttttttaattccttttttccccaaaactagtaaatttctaagagaaatatttgaattcagtctttatGCCTTAGAATCAAATATCATTATACCACTGATATTTAGCTTAGgattatatccatatatatcttTTAATAGCCATAACCTTAAAACATagacctaattttctttttttgttttttttggtttttttgcaaggcaatgggggttaagtggcttgcccaaggccacacagctaggtaattattaagtgtctgagaccggatttgaactcaggtactcctgactccagggccggtgctctatccactgcgccacctagccatccccaaccTAATTTtctaatatcatttttaaaattttcttttcttactaaAAGTATAGTGGAGTTATGTAGGTTCATTACCTAATTCTATATTCTGCCTCCCCAAAAACTCTAAATTTAAAGATTAAACCAAATGGAAATACAGAAACATGTTGAAAGCATTATTAGGCTACaggattttacaaatgagtaactGCACAGTACAGGGTgtaatgttataaaagaaaactaggactagaaaaaaaagtcatttagcaAGAgtgatatatataaataaatgatgaacTGCTTAGAAAACCAGCAAATACTGTATGCTTCACTGGAATTTACTTATTTAAGGACTGAGAACATCAAAGAAAagttaaggaaattaaaaaaaggcCTTCAAACATTatgtttaaaataatgaaaaatagattCACTTCTTGATACAAATATAactaaattgttttcctttctttcccttaggaATTTTTGATGGAGGTTAGTTTTTCTTTGTGGTGAAGAGGGCAATATGGGTTTACAAAGGAATGGGGAGAAATTTGAtcattgaaactttttttaaaataacttgaataggagtggctaggtggcgcagtggatagaacaccggccctggagtcaggagtacctgggttcaaatttggtctcagacacttaataattacctagctgtgttgccttgggcaagccacttaaccccatttgccttgcaaaaaaaaataacccttaaaaatgaattgaatagGGGAAATTTGGAAGGAGAGACAAACAGAAGAGTTTTGTAAGTATCATGTGAAATCTGTCTATCTACTTATGTCTAGACTTATCCATCTATAAAAGTAAAACAGTATAGGATGAAGATTTGAGGTGCCATATATAATCTTTGGGTTCTATTGTGATTATTAAGACTTTGGGGTATTTAAGATCACAATAAAATTCAAatgcaaacaagatatatatatttcacttgttttttttttctgactggaACTGAAAGTtaagagaattaagaaaattCATCAAAGTGTAGTTGGTCCAATCATGTCATAGCAGTCACTGATGCAGAAGGTTGCAAACCTATTTAGTTACCATTGTTCACACACCATTCTCCTGCATAAAATTACTGAGCTTCCAGTGATTTCCCTGTTTTTACTGTTTATTGGTCTACTGAGTAAAGCATTTAGAGTTGCAGCATATTTCATCTCTGAAATATATGCATACTGTAGTTAGAGCAagtgaaaatggaaatgattttagGCATTGATTATTTCCATGCTTGAAAGGATGGTGCACAGGAAGAAAACATACTGTCCCTCCCAATCAGGGTGAAAAATAGTACCCACATTCACTCACCAGCTCCAGTTCTTTTCTCTGGATCACTTCATAAAATCTGGCTTAGTGAAATCACTGAAATGACAGAGGAATGAATCTTATTCCTGGCACTGATTTCATCCCACCAGCCTTCAGAAACAGTGCATAGTAAAATGACTTCAAATAAACATCTGTTAAAAGacgactttaaaaaaaagaattaatgggtTCACTCATGAACAAGAGAAATGTATGGGGCTAGCaatttttattcagttgtttAAGTGAGGGTAGCCAAATCAATTTGCTCCCCATCACCAATGGATGTCATTGTTATACATAATGAAACCCCCATTTTAAATACATGCTAAAGAAATCAACCTGCTTCAGAAGCAATTACCCTTCATATCGTTATTTGGGATGTAAGAGGTTCCCACTGTCAATTTGTATTATTCTTTCTGTCAAGTGATAAGGACAATAGATTGGGTTTCCTGAGAAGCAATGATAGGAGATTTAATTATGGTTTCAAATGAATGTATGATTGCATGCCCAATATCATGCCAACTCtgtagagaaggaaagagaattattCTAAAGAATTACCTGGAAAGGGAAGCTGTTGAAGCTTTCATTTTGGAAAGCTAGTGTTATCAAGGTAAAACACCTGAAATTGGAAAGTTATCcattcattgttttcctttaattttttttaaacacattcATTTCAAATGCATGTCAATTGCTTGCTTTGGTACTCTGATTCTtctgattattttgttttgttttgttctagtTGATATGCATAGCGGGTGAAAGCAGAATGCCATACAAGGCAAAACAGTAATCCTTGAGGAGAAGTACAAGGGATATtagcaaataaaattataaatgagtagaaagaaattttaaaaaatgagctggtCATAAACTGAGAGCAAACTCTAATGGACAGCCCAGAAGCAATGACAGGAGATCATGAGTAATGGTCAAGAGATCATTGGATGCTCTTCCCCACCTCTGTTTCATTGATGGAATCCTATAAAACTTTCACAGAATAGATAGGTATGAAAATAAGAGCACTCTGGGTCATCTTGAACAGCTGGCAAGaaatcattgttaaaattttagtgTGAtaatttataccttggaaatccACAATCTCAACAAATcaagagttgatttttttgttcttctggTAACTAAGATTGAAGGAATTGATAGAGCAAACTACTggtaatgcagattaaacttaaaaatatgacacattctactttttaaattttattttaaggaaataattGGTTACTAAATTGTCAGTTTATTTGTATATCATTGGAAGGAACTTTAATTTTGAAGTGATTCCAAACACTTATTTAGAAtgctttgagtttttttttctccctttttgcgGGGGTAAGTAGGTGGGAGCAAGAGTGGGAACATGAATTACTTAaacaatcttttttaatttaaaatccaTAATAGCAAGGTATATCAAACTGTTTGGAATCTTAACAATCACCTTTTTATCTCACACCTTCAGAGCAAATACAGGAAGAACAGCACTGCTGCCCTCCAGGGCCCAGAAATACTCTCTGCTGACTGCCAAAGAGATGAACATTCAAACGGAAAGTAGAGCTTTTTGAACCTTGAACTTTCTGCTAAAGCATTTGACAAGAGTACTAAATCTGGTGATAGCCTCTGATTTATCCCATTATGTGGATATAAGTCCCTTAAGCATAGAACTAAAACCACCAATTCATTTGCCATAGACCTTTGGACAGTGACCAGATGGTTATCCAATTCAGTTACTATACAGCTCCATTTGAACTGACATGGGTGTGAAAAACTTGGTATCATATTTCCCTATACCATATGGTTctcttttgttaattttcttaataatttatacaatattaatctaattacatttaatttgatatttaggaATAACGACAGGATATAACTGGACTCAATATACCTTATCCCTTCTTTACATACTCTTATTTTCATTTAAGCAAGAGTGATATAGTTGAAAGGATACTGAATGAAGAGTTGTATGTTCAATGCTTGTACCTCATTCcaacatttaattgatttccagaatgaaaaaagaatattaaagacATTTTGGGGGCAGATTTGCTACttcttctggattttttttttctcctttctatgaAACATAAGAAAGTCTTAGATTGATTCATTATTTGTAAGCTTGCTATTTACTGTATTGAGTTCTCTACTCCACTGGTTAAAATATTGAACTGTTACCAATAAACCCCAATATTTAGGGGGGGGGAATCTAGAGAATAAAAGCATGACTGagggaaaaaggggggagggggaagatgagCATTAACAAACTGAAAGCTTTCACAAACAGAGCAAAAGAGAGCTATAACTAGAATGGTGAAGTTCCTGGATACCATGCCATCAAAGGACTGTTAAAATGATAAAACTGCACGTGAATATAATATTTGAGATTGGAATGGATTTAAGGATGGTGCCTATTTCTAATTTCCTAATGGTTTTCATGAAAAGGATTAAacttattctatttttatctcaGAGGGCTAACCTAGGAACAATGAGTCAAAAAGCAAAGAGATATGTGGAATTGATATAAAGAAGAACTTCCTTGCAAATGAAACTACCAAAAAGTAGAATAGACTGCTCTTAGAgtatgtaaatgtccttcattctggaaaaaagaccatgacatcaaggaggtgatacacatgaattggatttgagtgaggggggtactgtgataagtcaccaacctcaccttttcctccaaagttatcagtgatcagatatgaatcaagataactggagctggccctgaatgcaaggaaatcagagttaagtgaactgtcaaaggtcacacagctagtaagtgacaagtgtctgagattagattcaaattcctgtcctccgcCCAACCCAAGGGCTGGTACTCTAATCACtttggcacctagctgcccttcactCAGTGGACCATGGATAGCCGACCCCCTCAACTTCTACCCTCACCGGGGGCTGCTGGGGGCCAGGGCTCAGGATGGAAGGTCATTCATCATGGAGATCAGAGAACAACCATAAAGGGGGATGGCCTCTCACCTGTAGTGCAGCATATAGTAGTGGAGTACCTGATGCTAAATAATTCATAGATAGCCTGCTTCTGGGTCAGGGTTCTGTGTATAGCAGATCAACTCACTctctctgatctatggaaaatCAACCTttcagggggtggagccaagatggcagcaggacaACAGCCTCTCTAAGGTGCtctctacaaaatatttcaaaaaccttaaaattatgactctaaaactaaattttcaagaggcagaacacacagaaagatccaggaaggtaattctccagcccaaggtaacctggagcCAAGATAATGACAGGAGAAGATCCTCACCTAgatgttctctccaaaatatttcaaaaatcttaaaattttgactcttactaaatttttgagagacagaacccacagaaagatccagtgaggcaattctccagaccaaggtaacttggaaaatagtggaaaggctctgctccaaggggttagaggggcagcccaccagagtgaaaaaacttcagcctcctggaggcagccccagggtgcctggaagCCTCTGCTCATAgcagcaggagcagtttcctgacccaCAACCTGAGGAATACCGGACACAACTTGGGTGaacagttggggggggggggacctttCCCAAAGCAAGCACACGAAGACCAGGCCATCGGGGCGGTTGCCCCAGTCAGTGCAGTCACCACAGTGGCAGTGGCCCTGACATCCCAGATccaggaagggtaaattatgagggacttaatgacaatgaactgcatgtattactgcatagaaaaaatgatactgataatactcatatgagacctctcatttaatagagcaggtaaaaggagcttatatagaaaaagcacaggagagagctgaatttgaaaatataatatgttgcaaaaaatggagtcaatggctaaaaaggaaacatactgggagtaagagaagggagaggtggaatgggctaagatatttcatataaaagatttttttttattttactgcaatgagctattgcaatgatatggaataggggaaggcaagggaaccttcactctcagcagaaatggctcagagtggaaagagcatacacactcaatatgaTAAAGACatttagagtaaaaaggagagaagggggaaaggggggaggaggggatgtgggtgaaggaggagagggtggatcataggagagaatagtcagatataacacattttcttttttacttcttgcaagaggctgggattaggtggcctgtccaggaccatggggccgggtggttgttgggtctccggggtggtatgtgggctcagggtctcttggcccccaGACTGGTggtcagtctgctgcaccactcagctactctatAGAACATTTTAgtagagggacagagtgaaaggagagagaaaataaaatataaggtacTGGAGAGGTATGGACAGAGAGAACTACAATCAACAACAAccgtggaaaaatatggaagtaatttttgtgatggatttatcataaagaatgtgatccacctgagacagagttgGTGGTATCAGATCACAAACTGAAACacgtttttttctctttcttttacattatttctcatgaggtctatattttttggggggtgggtatTATGTTcccttaagcaagaatattttagtaatgtataaaaataaacatcacttgtacaaaaataaaaatgttaatttaaaaaaaagaaagaaaacagtgagAAGGCTCCATTCCACAGGGTTTGAAGGACAGTGGTTTGagtaccaagcacaacttggaaaatcagcaggcagacctctgccagagcactAAGCCCAGGCCCACATGGCCCTCCTAAGTGTGACTgcagccctcagcacagcccagatcccaggaaactgaagcaggcctgtggagccacccagcaggagccaCCCAACATTTATTCCCTGAGTGCTTAggccacagaaggtaagggaggaaagggagactgctgaagtctgtcctctgtctctgggacAGGATTGTGGGATTTTGACCACAGTCAGACCCTGGTTGTAGGCTGGGGccccagaggggtgagcttgtggacattcaacagaccaggggagtagtcagagcctcacatactgaggtccttgcaggggtgtctcAATTATTCAAAAGCTCTGGAAGCACACCAAAACcagcctggggaaatgagtaaacagaataaaaagaaaactaaccatctacaattactttggttccatggaggactAAAAAACATAATCTGAAAATGAGtaagtccaagtttctgcatctaaagactccaagaaatatagaagttggactcaggctatgacagagctcaaaaaaaaaaaggttttgaaaatcaagtaagactTTCATGTTTTTGGCCTCTTCCAGTCGGCGGAGTGCCTGATAGCACAGGCTGTGGTATAAAGATGGCCAAGTCTAAGAATAATACAACTCACAATCAATCACAAAAGTGGCACAGAAATGGCATCAAGAAACGTAGGTCACAGAGATACAAGTCTCTGAAAGGGGTTGATACCAGGTTTCTGAGAAACATGGAGTTTGCCAAGAAACACAACAAGAAAGGGCTGAAGAAGATGCAAGCCAACAACTCCAAAGCCATCCAGGCCCGAGTAGAGGCTATCAAGGCCCTGAGCACCAAGGCCTCCAAGGCCAAGATCCTCAGGTCCAAGATCCCCAAGGCCAGTACCCAGCATGCTGGTCACGAGATGGCTATCAAACATCCAGGCCCCAGGATCACTAAGCCTGACTCTGCCAGAACCACTGACCCCAAGACTGCCAAGCCCACCGACAAGGCCAGTAAGTCTGATTCCAAGGTTGCCAAGTCTGTCACCAGGGTCACCAAGTCTGATGGTAAGGCTTCTAAGTCTGCTGAGTCCAAACCCAAAGATGCTGGAGGTAAAAGAGCTAGTCCCAAAACTTCAAAATAGATGCTTTGGGACCTAAGGACTAGTTTAAAACCTAAAGCAGCATTTTTCCCCCAAGGAGAGGATGATTATTcactattttgtacaaataaaggaaatggcgagttgtaaggaaaaaaaaaaaagaaaatcaagtaagggaggtagaaaaaaattggggaaagaattgagagagaaggaaaaacatcaaaatgaagtcagcagcttagtcaaggagatccaaaagaatgttgaagaaaaatagcatattaaaaaccaatttaggtcaaatgaataaaacagttcaaaaagttattgaggagaagaatgccttaaaaagcagaattgatcagatggaaaaggagataagaaagctctctgaggtaagcaaatccttcagatgtagaatggagctaaaagaagctgatatctttgagagaaatcaagacacaataattcaacacccaaagaatgaaaaactagaataaaatgtgaaatatctcattgaaaaaaaattgatctgaaaaaaacagaatcaggaaagataatttttaaattttttggttatctgaaagtcatgatcaggaaaagagccttgacttaattttatagaatttctacaggaaaattgccctgatatcctagaagcagagggtaaaatagaaattgagagaatctactgatcatatactgaaagagataaaaaaaacaaccaaacaaacaaacaaaaaaactcccAGGATATTACAATCAAGTTCCATAattcccaagtgaaagagaaaatattaaaagaagccacaaaaaaactaatttaaatatcatggagctacagtcaggattacacaggatttagcagcatccacattaagagcttgtagggcttggaatatgaaattctggagggcaaaagagTTTAAAATGAACCTAAAATCAAAAATTCTAgcaaaattttaccaaaattcTAGCAaaatcaaatacccagcaaaattgaacatcatcttccagggggaaaggatggactttcaatgaaacaggggaatttcatatgttcctgttgaaatgaccagagctgaatagaaagtttgatcttcaaatacagaactcaggtaaggcatagagagggtggacaagaatgGTAAATTGtgagggacataatgatgatgaactgcatgtattcccatatggaaagatgatattgaaaatacttatatgaaccttctcttttTTATGAGTAATAGTAAAgatagaaagagcttttatagatgaggcacaggagagacctgaatttgaagatatattataaaaatggagtcagtggatgaaaaggaaatgtactgggagtaaaaaagaaaggagaggtagaataggctaagatatctcATGTAAAAGACATTACATTTcatatagcttttgcaatggtatggaagggtgATGGGAAaagagggagccttcattctcattggaaatggctcagagaggaaactgcATACCTACTCaacaggatatagacatctagaagaaaaatgagagaaggaggatgggggaggggaggaggtcATGTAGGAGAAGGTAGTTCCTAGGAGAGGATTGGCTGACATATCTGGGATCATGGGGCTaggtggttgctggatctctgggggtaggatgtaggtttggggcctcttggccccagggacaATGCTCCGTCCACTGCACTATTCAGCTGACCCAcagcatatttttgaagaggaacatagtgaaagtagagagaaaatataatagttggtagtgggaggaatggatggagggaatcaCAGTCaccaacagcaactgtggaaaaatatggaaataatttttctgatggacttaagataaagaatgtgatccacccaagacagaactgatagtatcagaacacagacaggaacatatgttttttcctctttctttcactttatttttcatgagg
Coding sequences within it:
- the LOC141494857 gene encoding large ribosomal subunit protein eL29-like yields the protein MAKSKNNTTHNQSQKWHRNGIKKRRSQRYKSLKGVDTRFLRNMEFAKKHNKKGLKKMQANNSKAIQARVEAIKALSTKASKAKILRSKIPKASTQHAGHEMAIKHPGPRITKPDSARTTDPKTAKPTDKASKSDSKVAKSVTRVTKSDGKASKSAESKPKDAGGKRASPKTSK